One window of the Salminus brasiliensis chromosome 1, fSalBra1.hap2, whole genome shotgun sequence genome contains the following:
- the LOC140558363 gene encoding uncharacterized protein, whose protein sequence is FKDSERLPASGSVLHLPAVTVEDSGNYSCALKTDEAVRSETLSVSVEGVLSDRRKWGVNYTGSICAVRGLNVTISCSYFYPKSFKVQKFLWCSINSTDKLCLYPPYVYDSSSPKPSDIFQYAGDKESNCTLLIRNVQFSHSAEYKFRFITNKMTGKWTGDPGVTLEVGDLPVISQSGNGTLKEGDSVNLTCAVNCSHSSPQFVWFKDSERLPASGSVLHFPALTVNDSGSYSCALKTDEAVRSKTLSINIEGFNWLVLCLVISVILFIALLIILAVIYKRRKEVKAQEESAGGSGQKTQVGERAQSGLQQDGDVTYASVRIKPNKLKKSPVSTVHLEEDDSVIYSAVAGK, encoded by the exons TTTAAGGACAGCGAGCGTTTACCTGCATCAGGCTCCGTTCTCCACCTTCCTGCTGTAACCGTGGAGGATTCTGGGAATTATTCCTGTGCTTTGAAGACAGACGAGGCTGTGAGATCTGAAACACTCAGCGTCAGCGTTGAAG GTGTTCTCTCAGACAGAAGAAAATGGGGAGTGAACTATACTGGGTCGATCTGTGCTGTGAGAGGATTGAATGTCACCATTTCCTGCTCTTATTTCTATCCTAAATCATTTAAAGTGCAAAAATTTCTGTGGTGCTCAATAAACTCAACCGATAAACTTTGTCTTTATCCACCATACGTTTATGACAGCAGCTCTCCTAAACCTTCAGACATCTTTCAGTACGCTGGAGACAAAGAGTCAAACTGTACTTTATTAATCAGGAATGTACAGTTCAGTCATTCTGCAGAGTACAAATTCAGATTTATAACTAATAAGATGACTGGTAAATGGACAGGTGACCCTGGAGTGACTCTTGAAGTTGGAG ATCTGCCGGTGATCAGCCAGTCTGGAAACGGGACTCTAAAGGAAGGAGACTCTGTAAACCTGACTTGTGCTGTGAACTGCTCTCACAGCTCTCCACAGTTTGTGTGGTTTAAGGACAGCGAGCGTTTACCTGCATCAGGCTCCGTTCTCCACTTTCCTGCTCTTACTGTGAACGATTCTGGGAGTTATTCCTGTGCTTTGAAGACAGACGAGGCTGTGAGATCTAAAACACTCAGCATTAACATTGAAG GTTTCAATTGGTTGGTCCTTTGTTTGGTCATCAGTGTGATTCTATTCATAGCATTATTGATCATCTTAGCTGTGATTTACAAAAGAAG GAAAGAGGTGAAAGCTCAAGAAGAAAGTGCTGGTGGGAGTGGCCAGAAAACTCAG GTTGGGGAACGTGCACAGAGTGGCCTGCAGCAAGATGGGGATGTGACATATGCTTCTGTACGCATCAAACCcaataaacttaaaaaaag TCCCGTCTCCACTGTCCACCTGGAGGAGGATGATTCAGTTATCTACAGTGCAGTGGCTGGGAAGTGA